A part of Bombus affinis isolate iyBomAffi1 chromosome 12, iyBomAffi1.2, whole genome shotgun sequence genomic DNA contains:
- the LOC126922817 gene encoding rac GTPase-activating protein 1 encodes MTSLSLLASHDEVVRCMNVHLNGACEEEFLKFAVNQEEMRQKWLASIQECQRLHSALEKSHQEAADLDKKLSHARRLLDEEKRRRRTVEEQRNSLEKQIAMVRDLLFNDGGRNINDETREKLQFLNNTTLNGRHSNIYNIKDVHQNDKLNTIAELDSTGSILSDLSCFSKSEDDLDISAIIQQNHKKREWKEHRPSGEYSTKKRRSTVQKAAELTSSDRIVATTTVVVPKDGNITASSVIEAIPGDENIDPQEPLHNSRKRRKSGDRSRSKLTPVDTNDIQMDTAPSAPKIEALTSGSDSEGVFKPSPNIGGYTLNTKSARGHSFVAKTVIKPEVCTPCDKRIRFGKVALKCKDCRATAHMECKDLVPLPCVPTGNTPTLRGTSGTIADYTPMIPPMVPSLVVHCINEIELRGMSEQGLYRVNGGLTEVKCLKEKFLKGKGAPNLSDVDISTICSTLKDFLRSLREPLITVGLWADFVRATTITDKQDADAALYQAISELPQPNRDTLAFLILHLQRVSSSPECKMPITNLAKVFGPTLVGYSCQKPSPNSLLSETSNQVAIVENLLKIPSDYWANFVNPENLNNIGTHRTGELQHTPSQESLLKRSISRGFFNTPLTSSRTFMRKNKKYFAASPSRVAY; translated from the exons ATGACATCGTTATCGTTGCTGGCGAGTCACGATGAAGTGGTTCGATGTATGAATGTACACCTAAACGGAGCTTGCGAAGAAG AATTTCTAAAGTTTGCTGTAAATCAGGAAGAAATGAGACAGAAATGGTTAGCATCTATACAAGAATGTCAACGTCTTCATTCAGCTTTAGAGAAATCTCACCAAGAGGCGGCTGACTTAGATAAAAAATTAAGTCACGCTAGAAGACTTCTAGATgaagagaaaaggagaaggCGTACCGTTGAAGAACAACGAAATTCATTG GAAAAACAAATTGCTATGGTCAGAGATCTTTTATTTAATGATGGTGGGAGAAATATAAACGATGAAACCCgcgaaaaattacaatttttgaaTAACACTACGTTAAACGGTCGTCacagtaatatatataatattaaggaTGTACATCAAAATGACAA ACTAAATACTATAGCGGAGCTGGACTCCACTGGCTCTATTTTAAGCGACTTAAGTTGCTTTTCAAAGTCAGAAGATGATTTAGATATTAGTGCAATCATTCAACAAAATCATAAGAAACGTGAATGGAAAGAGCACAGACCAAGTGGTGAATATTCCACGAAAAAGCGACGTAGTACGGTACAAAAAGCTGCAGAATTAACTTCGTCTGATAGAATAGTAGCCACAACTACAGTAGTGGTGCCAAAAGATGGCAATATCACTGCATCTTCTGTAATTGAAGCTATACCTGGGGATGAAAACATAGATCCACAGGAACCTTTACATAATTCGCGTAAAAGACGTAAAAGTGGTGATCGTAGTAGATCAAAATTGACACCCGTTGATACGAATGATATTCAAATGGATACTGCT cCTTCTGCGCCAAAAATAGAAGCTCTTACATCAGGATCGGATTCCGAGGGCGTTTTTAAACCTAGTCCAAACATAGGCGGATATACATTAAATACGAAATCGGCTAGAGGGCATAGCTTTGTAGCGAAGACGGTAATTAAACCGGAAGTTTGTACACCATGTGACAAGAG GATTCGATTTGGAAAGGTAGCCCTGAAATGTAAAGACTGTAGAGCTACGGCTCATATGGAATGTAAAGACTTAGTTCCATTACCATGCGTACCTACTGGAAATACACCTACGCTACGAGGAACATCG GGAACGATAGCAGATTATACACCGATGATCCCGCCAATGGTACCGTCATTGGTTGTTCATTGCATCAACGAAATAGAATTGAGAGGAATGAGCGAACAAGGATTGTACAGGGTAAATGGCGGTTTAACGGAGGTAAAATGTCTGAAAGAGAAATTCCTTAAAGGCAAAGGTGCCCCCAATCTTTCCGATGTCGATATATCTACAATATGTTCTACTCTTAAAGATTTCCTTAG ATCGTTACGAGAGCCTTTAATCACTGTCGGATTATGGGCAGACTTTGTTCGGGCAACTACTATTACTGATAAACAAGACGCTGATGCTGCTTTATACCAAGCAATATCTGAACTACCTCAACCCAACAGAGACACGCTTGCCTTTTTAATCTTGCACTTGCAAAGAGTATCGAGTAGCCCAGAATGTAAAATGCCAATAACTAATTTAGCTAAAGTTTTTGGGCCTACTTTGGTCGGCTATAGTTGCCAGAAACCATCACCCAATTCTCTTCTTTCAGAGACAAGTAATCAAGTCGCT atagtggaaaatttattgaaaattccTTCAGATTATTGGGCAAATTTCGTTAATCCCGAAAATCTAAACAATATTGGTACTCATAGAACTGGTGAATTACAGCATACACCATCTCAGGAATCTTTACTTAAACGCAGCATTTCCCGTGGCTTCTTTAATACTCCACTTACTTCTAG TCGGACATTTATGAGGAAAAACAAGAAATACTTCGCGGCATCTCCCTCTAGAGTAGCTTACTGA
- the LOC126922858 gene encoding DNA-directed RNA polymerases I, II, and III subunit RPABC4 encodes MESSKSESTPKQAMVYICGECHHDNEIRPRDPIRCRECGYRIMYKKRTKRLVVFDAR; translated from the exons ATGGAATCTAGCAAGTCGGAATCGACGCCAAAACAAGCTATGGTATACATTTGCGGAG AATGTCATCATGATAATGAAATACGCCCAAGAGATCCAATTCGATGCCGAGAATGTGGTTATAGGATCATGTACAAAAAACGAACTAAAAGAC TTGTTGTGTTTGATGCACGATAA